A genomic window from Gemmatimonadota bacterium includes:
- a CDS encoding PTS system mannose/fructose/sorbose family transporter subunit IID, protein MSRAGAPPRGLVLRSLLVQASWNTRTQIGAGFAWALLPFLRRARGADPEALERAVARHAAPFNAHPYLTPLALSAVARLEAEGASPETIDRFKTALRGPLGALGDRLVWARWLPCTLLFACAAALAGAPWWAVAGGFLLVYNAGHLALRLWGARVGWQAGRDVGARLREADLGRWSERLVIPTAGACGALGGAILGMALGGAVTLWLPALAVAAMFALGVLVGERGARTGARLAALVILLLSALGWLT, encoded by the coding sequence ATGAGCCGGGCCGGCGCTCCGCCCCGCGGGCTCGTGCTGCGCTCGCTCCTGGTCCAGGCCTCCTGGAATACCCGCACCCAGATCGGCGCCGGCTTCGCCTGGGCTCTGCTGCCCTTCCTGCGACGCGCCCGGGGCGCCGATCCGGAGGCCCTCGAGCGCGCGGTGGCCCGCCATGCCGCCCCCTTCAACGCGCACCCCTACCTCACCCCGCTCGCCCTCTCCGCCGTCGCGCGGCTGGAGGCGGAGGGCGCCTCCCCGGAGACCATCGACCGCTTCAAGACCGCCCTGCGCGGTCCCCTGGGCGCGCTGGGCGACCGACTCGTATGGGCCCGCTGGCTGCCCTGCACGCTGCTGTTCGCCTGTGCCGCCGCCCTGGCCGGGGCGCCCTGGTGGGCGGTCGCCGGAGGCTTCCTCCTCGTCTACAATGCAGGTCATCTGGCCCTGCGGCTCTGGGGCGCGCGGGTGGGCTGGCAGGCCGGCCGGGACGTGGGCGCCCGGTTGCGGGAGGCGGACCTGGGTCGATGGTCCGAGCGCCTCGTGATCCCGACCGCCGGAGCCTGTGGCGCCCTGGGTGGGGCGATCCTGGGCATGGCGCTGGGCGGCGCCGTCACGCTCTGGCTGCCCGCCCTGGCCGTTGCGGCCATGTTCGCGCTCGGTGTCCTCGTCGGGGAGCGGGGGGCGCGCACCGGCGCGCGCCTGGCCGCCCTGGTGATCCTGCTGTTGTCTGCGTTGGGATGGCTGACATGA
- a CDS encoding PTS sugar transporter subunit IIC, whose product MLLLLCVLVALDSASLGQFMISRPLVAATLSGWIVGDPEGGVMIGLVLELLQLPFFQIGGTRVSEGGLGAVVGAAVLAEASGPGGLAFGVLLGLVVANLGGFSVDGLHRRQAATVPQPADGRLTPAALGRFHLGGLARDALRGAVVGGVGLGVAVFLGETLAGGWLLDAPHTDLVLLAAASFSVGAFFHNLGAARRSMGALLVGALLGLAVTVAVG is encoded by the coding sequence ATGCTACTGCTCCTGTGCGTCCTGGTGGCGCTGGACAGTGCGTCGCTGGGCCAGTTCATGATCTCGCGTCCCTTGGTGGCGGCTACGCTGTCCGGGTGGATCGTCGGCGATCCCGAGGGCGGCGTCATGATCGGCCTCGTCCTGGAGCTCCTGCAGCTCCCGTTCTTCCAGATCGGCGGCACCCGGGTATCGGAGGGCGGGCTGGGGGCCGTGGTGGGAGCCGCCGTCCTGGCCGAGGCGTCCGGCCCCGGCGGGCTGGCGTTCGGCGTGCTGTTGGGGCTCGTGGTCGCGAACCTCGGCGGGTTCTCCGTGGACGGGCTGCACCGCCGGCAGGCGGCCACCGTCCCGCAGCCCGCGGACGGCCGCCTGACGCCGGCCGCGCTCGGTCGCTTCCACCTGGGTGGGCTGGCGCGTGACGCGCTGCGGGGGGCGGTGGTCGGCGGGGTGGGCCTGGGGGTCGCCGTCTTCCTGGGCGAGACGTTGGCCGGTGGCTGGCTGCTCGACGCCCCGCACACCGACCTCGTGCTGCTGGCGGCCGCCAGCTTCTCGGTGGGGGCGTTCTTCCACAACCTGGGCGCGGCGCGCCGGTCGATGGGCGCGCTGCTGGTCGGCGCCCTGCTGGGGCTTGCCGTCACGGTGGCCGTCGGATGA